The proteins below come from a single Malus domestica chromosome 03, GDT2T_hap1 genomic window:
- the LOC103432425 gene encoding uncharacterized protein has translation MLTMRDFPSCFGENGVQIADFSSSSSSSRATKTAQNLVSCVYQCKLKGRLCLITVTWTKNLMGQSLAIEIDDAAGHCLCRVEIKPWIFSKRKGLKNLEVDSTKIDILWDLTNAKFGSGPEPLEKFCLALMFDQEMVLFLGDLKREDFKSPAESNSKSKSKSKAEFVAKREHIFGKKFYGAKAQFCDLGKTHDVKIECETAGGLHEPYLVISIDSKTVLQVKRLNWKFRGNHTIVVDGMRVEVFWDVHNWLFGNSMGDAVFMFQTCLNVAADESKKLWTGLPVLDPSVLSWSSSSQELRDNQLQDFGFSLILHAWKNE, from the exons ATGCTTACGATGAGGGACTTCCCTtcttgttttggggaaaatgggGTTCAGATTGCGGATTTTTCGTCATCATCTTCCTCGTCGAGAGCCACAAAAACTGCCCAGAACTTGGTATCCTGCGTCTACCAATGCAAATTAAAGGGCAGATTGTGTTTGATCACTGTGACATGGACCAAGAATCTGATGGGGCAAAGCCTCGCCATCGAAATCGATGATGCAGCCGGTCATTGCCTCTGCAGAGTTGAGATTAAGCCATGGATTTTCTCCAAGAGGAAAGGGTTGAAGAATTTGGAGGTGGACTCTACGAAAATCGACATCTTGTGGGATTTAACAAATGCCAAATTTGGTTCAGGACCTGAGCCATTGGAGAAGTTTTGTCTAGCTCTTATGTTTGATCAAGAAATGGTTCTGTTTCTTGGGGACTTGAAGAGGGAGGATTTCAAAAGCCCTGCTGAGTCCAATTCCAagtccaaatccaaatccaaagccGAATTCGTAGCGAAAAGAGAGCACATTTTTGGGAAAAAATTTTATGGAGCAAAGGCACAGTTCTGTGATTTGGGCAAAACCCATGACGTGAAAATTGAGTGTGAAACTGCCGGGGGCCTCCATGAGCCATACCTTGTAATCAGCATTGACAGCAAGACTGTGTTGCAG GTCAAGAGGTTGAACTGGAAGTTCAGAGGCAATCACACAATTGTGGTAGATGGGATGAGAGTTGAGGTGTTTTGGGATGTGCACAATTGGCTGTTTGGGAATTCAATGGGAGATGCAGTTTTCATGTTCCAAACTTGCCTCAATGTTGCTGCAGATGAAAGCAAGAAGTTGTGGACTGGTTTGCCAGTTCTGGATCCTTCTGTGTTGAGTTGGTCATCCTCCTCTCAGGAGTTGAGAGATAACCAGTTGCAGGATTTTGGGTTTTCACTGATCTTGCATGCTTGGAAGAATGAATAG